CTTTTCTCATAGTGTcatgcccccctgccccatcccACGTACATTCTTGTTTCCTTTGTCAATGTATCTCTATATGCTTTCAGTTTATGTTCCTTCCACCCATCCTTGTTAAAAGTATTTCCCTCTTCACCTGATTCCTTCTGTTATTGTTTGTGAATGGAGTGTTGTGAAACAGTGTTCTTTGAAAGTTGCTTATTCTGTTAATCTGAGAATAATTACTCAATCATTCAGTCACATTTACTCACTGTTTCCCTACCACTTTTTCCCAATGACAGGGCAATGTGTGCGGCTTGTGTGGAAACTATGATGGgaatgcaaaaaatgactttgtGACTCGCAGTGGTGAGGAGGTGGTGGAACAGCTCGAGTTTGGTAACAGCTGGAGAGTTTTTCCGACATGCCCCAAAGCCAAAAGTGTCAGCAGCTCCTGTGATATGAGACCACACCGTCAGGCCTGGGCCATCAAACAGTGCAGCGTTATCAAGAGTGATGTCTTTAAGGACTGTCACTCCTTAGTGAGTAACCAATAATGTGTTGAGGGTGATTAAGAGACACTCTAATTATAAGGTTTTAGATCACTCCTTATTGAGTGAATTAAGTTGAATCAAGAATCAGTATGCAGTGCATTGGTCTAGGACTGAGAAAGAACAAAGTTTCTAATACACTTGAGAAGATTCTAGAAAAGATGCCACCTATTCTGCAAAATATGCCAGAATATTCTAGCATTATTTCAGTGCCATATTACAGCTATCAGTGCTGTGCTCTCTGTCTACAATGGCTAATGCTTTTTTTGCCTTTTACTGTTTTATAGTGCAGATCAAGCATTaaatagtctctcttctgaGAGACTTTCtcatttgttttgctttttactataaaatatattacaTACACCATATGGAACTCAAGCTTAGACCACTCACTGTATCGAGTTGTTCTGCTTTCAATTTCTGCCTACAGGTGGATCATACTCAATATTATGATGCGTGTGTGAAAGACACGTGTGCGTGTGACACTGGTGGAGACTGTGAGTGCTTCTGCGCATCTGTGGCAGCCTATGCAGCTGCATGCAGTGAACAAGGAGCCTGTATAATGTGGAGGAGCCCAACTATTTGCCGTGAGTTGAAATACAGAAACCAATAGTTTAATTAACCCACATattcacattcacacattaTTTTGCATTAAATGCAAGTACAGATTTCTTCTGTTTTTTATGGGTTTATGTTTACCATCTTACTTAACCTCACTTAGGAAATGTATATGTGAGAAATTGACATGTGAGAAATACTTTTTTTTACTTACACTGATTGAAGATGAACTttatgtagtttttttttatttatgtttatttttaaacttttttacaATACTGTAATTCCACTTGACAAGTCATAGACTGACTTGGACTTTTCCTACAGCTTTGTTTTGTGACTACTACAATTCACATGAAGGCTGTGAGTGGCACTATAAACCTTGTGGACAATCCTGCATGAAGACTTGTGAGAACCCCTCAGGAGTCTGCTTCAATAAAATTCATCCTTTAGAGGGTAAGTGGTCTTGGCTAAACCTTCAGTGCATTCTGTATTGCAGGTTTGCAGGTTGCTATGCATATCtcaattataatttttttttctgtaaatttTATCTAACAAATTTCAAAGGAATTAGACATACATTTCTATGTGTTGAAAATACAGTACTAATATTATTTAGACTGCTAATAACTTGTCATTATGGTCATTTGCTGACActttatttaaagttttttaAGAGCCTTTTTCTTTGTCATTGTTATCCAAGCCTCACTCACCTTCCCAGGAGTTAGTAGAGTGGTGATGTGTAGTGTAGCTAAACACTGAGCTACTAATCTTATTCTTTGTTGACACTTTATTTTGTAGGATGTTTTCCCCAGTGCCCGTCAGACAGGCCTTACCTGGAGGAGAAAACAATGAAGTGTGTTCAAAGAGATCAGTGTGGCTGCTATGTAGAAAACATTCATTACAACATGGGAGATACTATTCCTTCAAAAGAAAACTGCCAATCATGGTATATTACAGAATCAAATTTCAGCACCTTTATATAAAGTAGCTGTTTATAGTTTCATGTGTAAAACAGTATAGTGTATTATTTTTGAAATGTTACAAAATGTGATCATTCTTTTTAGCAAATGTTTGTCAGATGGTCCTTCATGTTTCTACAACGAAACAGGTCAGCAAATTACATGAGGCAATAAATTCATTACCTTGCAATTTATCTAGAATGAACTCACTCATTTAATTACTGTCAACATGTTCTTGATTTAGCTTGCAAATGTATGTATGATGGAAAAGAATACATGAAGGGAAGTACAATATATTACACACATGATGGAGATGGTGCATGTATTAATGCTACATGTGGGAAAAATGGAACTATTGAGAGGAGCATGCTTAACTGTGTCACTACTACAGTTACACCCACAACATTCACATTCACAACACGTGGTAAGTACACCATTGCTTTCAGCATTAACAATTCATTAGAAAAATGGTTTTAACATTATTAAAACCAGTGATACCAATGTTGGGGTGGGATATTTACAAAATTGCAGAACTAAACTTTTTTTAGCTCTCAAAGACCCTGAGGTAGTTAACATTTTTATTCTGttacatctctgaacacacctcAGCCAAAGTGCATTAGAGTGCTGATTACTTGTTACATCTGTGTTATGAACACAGAACTGTAATGCCAGAGACGTTATATTAGAGAAAGCAGCAGTCAGGGGGTGTTGTATGGAGGTTAAGTGGTGACAATATGAAAATGAAATACGCAAAAAGCCATTGTAATCctaaatttgcatttacatgttccactcatacaagtaactttgagctcaaaattctaattcaaatgcaataatgccatttacatttgcaatttgGTTGAtatctattcatatttcactTACACAAACATTTTGCTGCTTTATTTTttcctttatttaaatgaaaatgtatttcccgatttgaattatcaagtGTCATCTTGATAACAAGTTGACATGTGTCAactgtgatcatgcaaaggttgtatgaAAATTCTAATTTAAATGTTACTCACCTAATATGCATTTTCATAAacgacagagattcccacaaCTACAAGCACGATTTTGTCAACAACTCCTGtaacaccaacaaaaccaaTAACAGTACAAACAAGTGGCTCAACAACAAAATCAACAATAACAGAAACGCAACCATCCACAACAACTACGGAACAGACATCCCTAATATCTGCCAAAAGTTCAACAGTGATCACAACTACAGTGTCTCCAGAAGTGTTGACCAAAACAACACCTCTGTCTACAACAGCACTGACATATATAACCTCGAGATTAACTCTTAGAACTACAACATCTCCCATGACAACCACAAGcaccacagagagcacaactgtaaaacctcccactggttctacaacaccaagtccaggcacagaatcaactggtagcaaatcgacagagattcccacatctacaaccaaaattgtgtcttcaacaactcctgtatcaagcacaagcatcacagagagcacaactgtaaaacctcccactggttctacaacacaaattccaagctcagaatcaactgttagcaaatcgacagagattcccacatctacaaccaagattgtgtcttcaacaactcctgtatcaagcacaagcatcacagagagcacaactgtaaatcctcccactggttctacaacacaaattccaagctcagaatcaactgttagcaaatcgacagagattcccacatctacaaccaagattgtgtcttcaacaactcctgtatcaagcacaagcatcacagagagcacaactgtaaaacctcccactggttctacaacacaaattccaagctcagaatcaactgttagcaaatcgacagagattcccacatctacaaccaagattgtgtcttcaacaactcctgtatcaagcacaagcatcacagagagcacaactgtaaaacctcccactggttctacaacacaaattccaagctcagaatcaactgttagcaaatcgacagagattcccacatctacaaccaagattgtgtcttcaacaactcctgtatcaagcacaagcatcacagagagcacaactgtaaaacctcccactggttctacaacacaaattccaagctcagaatcaactgttagcaaatcgacagagattcccacatctacaaccaagattgtgtcttcaacaactcctgtatcaagcacaagcatcacagagagcacaactgtaaaacctcccactggttctacaacacaaattccaagctcagaatcaactgttagcaaatcgacagagattcccacatctacaaccaagattgtgtcttcaacaactcctgtatcaagcacaagcatcacagagagcacaactgtaaaacctcccactggttctacaacacaaattccaagctcagaatcaactgttagcaaatcgacagagattcccacatctacaaccaagattgtgtcttcaacaactcctgtatcaagcacaagcatcacagagagcacaactgtaaaacctcccactggttctacaacacaaattccaagctcagaatcaactgttagcaaatcgacagagattcccacatctacaaccaagattgtgtcttcaacaactcctgtatcaagcacaagcatcacagagagcacaactgtaaaacctcccactggttctacaacacaaattccaagctcagaatcaactgttagcaaatcgacagagattcccacatctacaaccaagattgtgtcttcaacaactcctgtatcaagcacaagcatcacagagagcacaactgtaaaacctcccactggttctacaacacaaattccaagctcagaatcaactgttagcaaatcgacagagattcccacatctacaaccaagattgtgtcttcaacaactcctgtatcaagcacaagcatcacagagagcacaactgtaaaacctcccactggttctacaacacaaattccaagctcagaatcaactgttagcaaatcgacagagattcccacatctacaaccaagattgtgtcttcaacaactcctgtatcaagcacaagcatcacagagagcacaactgtaaaacctcccactggttctacaacacaaattccaagctcagaatcaactgttagcaaatcgacagagattcccacatctacaaccaagattgtgtcttcaacaactcctgtatcaagcacaagcatcacagagagcacaactgtaaaacctcccactggttctacaacacaaattccaagctcagaatcaactgttagcaaatcgacagagattcccacatctacaaccaagattgtgtcttcaacaactcctgtatcaagcacaagcatcacagagagcacaactgtaaaacctcccactggttctacaacacaaattccaagctcagaatcaactgttagcaaatcgacagagattcccacatctacaaccaagattgtgtcttcaacaactcctgtatcaagcacaagcatcacagagagcacaactgtaaaacctcccactggttctacaacacaaattccaagctcagaatcaactgttagcaaatcgacagagattcccacagctacaaccaagattgtgtcttcaacaactcctgtatcaagcacaagcatcacagagagcacaactgtaaaacctcccactggttctacaacacaaactccaagctcagaatcaactgttagcaaatcgacagagattcccacatctacaaccaagattgtgtcttcaacaactcctgtatcaagcacaagcatcacagagagcacaactgtaaaacctcccactggttctacaacacaaattccaagctcagaatcaactgttagcaaatcgacagagattcccacatctacaaccaagattgtgtcttcaacaactcctgtatcaagcacaagcatcacagagagcacaactgtaaaacctcccactggttctacaacacaaattccaagctcagaatcaactgttagcaaatcgacagagattcccacatctacaaccaagattgtgtcttcaacaactcctgtatcaagcacaagcatcacagagagcacaactgtaaaacctcccactggttctacaacacaaattccaagctcagaatcaactgttagcaaatcgacagagattcccacatctacaaccaagattgtgtcttcaacaactcctgtatcaagcacaagcatcacagagagcacaactgtaaaacctcccactggttctacaacacaaattccaagctcagaatcaactgttagcaaatcgacagagattcccacatctacaaccaagattgtgtcttcaacaactcctgtatcaagcacaagcatcacagagagcacaactgaaaaacctcccactggttctacaacacaaattccaagctcagaatcaactgttagcaaatcgacagagattcccacatctacaaccaagattgtgtcttcaacaactcctgtatcaagcacaagcatcacagagagcacaactgtaaaacctcccactggttctacaacacaaattccaagctcagaatcaactgttagcaaatcgacagagattcccacatctacaaccaagattgtgtcttcaacaactcctgtatcaagcacaagcatcacagagagcacaactgtaaaacctcccactggttctacaacacaaattccaagctcagaatcaactgttagcaaatcgacagagattcccacatctacaaccaatattgtgtcttcaacaactcctgtatcaagcacaagcatcacagagagcacaactgtaaaacctcccactggttctacaacacaaattccaagctcagaatcaactgttagcaaatcgacagagatttccacatctacaaccaagattgtgtcttcaacaactcctgtatcaagcacaagcatcacagagagcacaactgtaaaacctcccactggttctacaacacaaattccaagctcagaatcaactgttagcaaatcgacagagattcccacatctacaaccaagattgtgtcttcaacaactcctgtatcaagcacaagcatcacagagagcacaactgtaaaacctcccactggttctacaacacaaattccaagctcagaatcaactgttagcaaatcgacagagattcccacatctacaaccaagattgtgtcttcaacaactcctgtatcaagcacaagcatcacagagagcacaactgtaaaacctcccactggttctacaacacaaattccaagctcagaatcaactgttagcaaatcgacagagattcccacatctacaaccaagattgtgtcttcaacaactcctgtatcaagcacaagcatcacagagagcacaactgtaaaacctcccactggttctacaacacaaattccaagctcagaatcaactgttagcaaatcgacagagattcccacatctacaaccaacattgtgtcttcaacaactcctgtatcaagcacaagcatcacagagagcacaactgtaaaacctcccactggttctacaacacaaattccaagctcagaatcaactgttagcaaatcgacagagattcccacatctacaaccaagattgtgtcttcaacaactcctgtatcaagcacaagcatcacagagagcacaactgtaaaacctcccactggttctacaacacaaactccaagctcagaatcaactgttagcaaatcgacagagattcccacatctacaaccaagattgtgtcttcaacaactcctgtatcaagcacaagcatcacagagagcacaactgtaaaacctcccactggttctacaacacaaattccaagctcagaatcaactgttagcaaatcgacagagattcccacatctacaaccaagattgtgtcttcaacaactcctgtatcaagcacaagcatcacagagagcacaactgtaaaacctcccactggttctacaacacaaattccaagctcagaatcaactgttagcaaatcgacagagattcccacatctacaaccaagattgtgtcttcaacaactcctgtatcaagcacaagcatcacagagagcacaactgtaaaacctcccactggttctacaacacaaattccaagctcagaatcaactgttagcaaatcgacagagattcccacatctacaaccaagattgtgtcttcaacaactcctgtatcaagcacaagcatcacagagagcacaactgtaaaacctcccactggttctacaacacaaactccaagctcagaatcaactgttagcaaatcgacagagattcccacatctacaaccaagattgtgtcttcaacaactcctgtatcaagcacaagcatcacagagagcacaactgtaaaacctcccactggttctacaacacaaattccaagctcagaatcaactgttagcaaatcgacagagattcccacatctacaaccaagattgtgtcttcaacaactcctgtatcaagcacaagcatcacagagagcacaactgtaaaacctcccactggttctacaacacaaattccaagctcagaatcaactgttagcaaatcgacagagattcccacatctacaaccaagattgtgtcttcaacaactcctgtatcaagcacaagcatcacagagagcacaactgtaaaacctcccactggttctacaacacaaactccaagctcagaatcaactgttagcaaatcgacagagattcccacatctacaaccaagattgtgtcttcaacaactcctgtatcaagcacaagcatcacagagagcacaactgtaaaacctcccactggttctacaacacaaattccaagctcagaatcaactgttagcaaatcgacagagattcccacatctacaaccaagattgtgtcttcaacaactcctgtatcaagcacaagcatcacagagagcacaactgtaaaacctcccactggttctacaacacaaattccaagctcagaatcaactgttagcaaatcgacagagattcccacatctacaaccaagattgtgtcttcaacaactcctgtatcaagcacaagcatcacagagagcacaactgtaaaacctcccactggttctacaacacaaattccaagctcagaatcaactgttagcaaatcgacagagattcccacatctacaaccaagattgtgtcttcaacaactcctgtatcaagcacaagcatcacagagagcacaactgtaaaacctcccactggttctacaacacaaactccaagctcagaatcaactgttagcaaatcgacagagattcccacatctacaaccaagattgtgtcttcaacaactcctgtatcaagcacaagcataacagagagcacaactgtaaaacctcccactggttctacaacacaaattccaagttcagaatcaactgttagcaaatcgacagagattcccacatctacaaccaagattgtgtcttcaacaactcctgtatcaagcacaagcatcacagagagcacaactgtaaaacctcccactggttctacaacacaaactccaagctcagaatcaactgttagcaaatcgacagagattcccacatctacaaccaagattgtgtcttcaacaactcctgtatcaagcacaagcatcacagagagcacaactgtaaaacctcccactggttctacaacacaaactccaagctcagaatcaactgttagcaaatcaacagagattcccacatctacaaccaagattgtgtcttcaacaactcctgtatcaagcacaagcatcacagagagcacaactgtaaaacctcccactggttctacaacacaaattccaagcacagaatcaactgttagcaaatcgacagagattcccacatctacaaccaagattgtgtcttcaacaactcctgtatcaagcacaagcatcacagagagcacaactgtaaaacctcccactggttctacaacacaaattccaagctcagaatcaactgttagcaaatcgacagagattcccacatctacaaccaagattgtgtcttcaa
This portion of the Brachyhypopomus gauderio isolate BG-103 unplaced genomic scaffold, BGAUD_0.2 sc79, whole genome shotgun sequence genome encodes:
- the LOC143492557 gene encoding uncharacterized protein LOC143492557, with the protein product MGRPIMSRVWMLRWVTLLIILQSSQQTAQGSSNTQEDQTMAMNEEPPAQGSSNTQEDQTMTMNEEPPAPEASETQTVQSEVNEESSAEESSEIHEEESVEMNEGSPATGSSESHEGQSVQTEEGTSGVSVGHNGQICSTWGNFHFNTFDGEFFQLPYTCNYVLATLCDTTKMDFNIQMRRQHVNNIPTISSFTLKLEGTVIKLFNGAITMDDKEVTFPSSHLGVRIEKTTSFIKIISKLGVIVNWDEVNSLSVELSTKFREQTCGLCGNFNGITYDEFTENGARLNADDYGHKWKMDAPTETCEEVNDQENPEKCQSKTSTCQQLLSNPAFSSCQDLLSIQGFMDACVRDECHCNSSKTPCLCDTISEFSRQCAHAGGRPQNWRTKTLCGKECPLNMVHSECGSPCPDTCSNQEGSQLCADHCVDGCVCPPGTVLDDIGKTGCIPVDQCPCSHNGKNYKSGESYTRTCQKCECSSGRWNCEARDCPGTCMVTGSHVTTYDGTAYTFHGNCYHVLSKDKDLTILGNLVQCGQTDTETCLTALKLIISATTVTFLPNGIVQVNDFATKLPIYTDQLTIFKPSTFFIIANTANLRLEIQLVPVLQVYIVASSTKTELSGLCGNFNNVQADDFVTESGLKEGTGVNFAKTWEVGLNCPDVSNNNQDPCSMSVEKEKYAKEWCVLLTDPAGVFAQCHVEVNPKNYRDRCVYDSCNCANSEDCMCAAVSSYVHACAAKGVLIYGWRNTTCGSFSKACPSSMEYSYSLSSCRTCRSLHGQDRSCQVTYTPLDGCSCVEGTYLTDEGKCVDSSSCPCYFNDEVVAPMNVIVKDGATCTCNHGELHCIGQQQVPTCTDPMFYFNCSNAEPGESGAECQRSCKTQGPDQCVSSHCMSGCVCTNGLLADGQGGCVKEEDCPCVYNGRFYQPKETVKSDCNTCTCKNRKWDCTENECSGACSIYGDGHMTSFDGRKFSFNGDCEYMLVQDYCGSSLKGSFRIITENVPCGTTGTTCSKSIKLYLGNQELHLSDEDIKVVNYQNDSEIPYHTHYVGIYLVIEAKNGLVLFWDKKTSVMIKLSPSFKGNVCGLCGNYDGNAKNDFVTRSGEEVVEQLEFGNSWRVFPTCPKAKSVSSSCDMRPHRQAWAIKQCSVIKSDVFKDCHSLVDHTQYYDACVKDTCACDTGGDCECFCASVAAYAAACSEQGACIMWRSPTICPLFCDYYNSHEGCEWHYKPCGQSCMKTCENPSGVCFNKIHPLEGCFPQCPSDRPYLEEKTMKCVQRDQCGCYVENIHYNMGDTIPSKENCQSCKCLSDGPSCFYNETACKCMYDGKEYMKGSTIYYTHDGDGACINATCGKNGTIERSMLNCVTTTVTPTTFTFTTREIPTTTSTILSTTPVTPTKPITVQTSGSTTKSTITETQPSTTTTEQTSLISAKSSTVITTTVSPEVLTKTTPLSTTALTYITSRLTLRTTTSPMTTTSTTESTTVKPPTGSTTPSPGTESTGSKSTEIPTSTTKIVSSTTPVSSTSITESTTVKPPTGSTTQIPSSESTVSKSTEIPTSTTKIVSSTTPVSSTSITESTTVNPPTGSTTQIPSSESTVSKSTEIPTSTTKIVSSTTPVSSTSITESTTVKPPTGSTTQIPSSESTVSKSTEIPTSTTKIVSSTTPVSSTSITESTTVKPPTGSTTQIPSSESTVSKSTEIPTSTTKIVSSTTPVSSTSITESTTVKPPTGSTTQIPSSESTVSKSTEIPTSTTKIVSSTTPVSSTSITESTTVKPPTGSTTQIPSSESTVSKSTEIPTSTTKIVSSTTPVSSTSITESTTVKPPTGSTTQIPSSESTVSKSTEIPTSTTKIVSSTTPVSSTSITESTTVKPPTGSTTQIPSSESTVSKSTEIPTSTTKIVSSTTPVSSTSITESTTVKPPTGSTTQIPSSESTVSKSTEIPTSTTKIVSSTTPVSSTSITESTTVKPPTGSTTQIPSSESTVSKSTEIPTSTTKIVSSTTPVSSTSITESTTVKPPTGSTTQIPSSESTVSKSTEIPTSTTKIVSSTTPVSSTSITESTTVKPPTGSTTQIPSSESTVSKSTEIPTSTTKIVSSTTPVSSTSITESTTVKPPTGSTTQIPSSESTVSKSTEIPTSTTKIVSSTTPVSSTSITESTTVKPPTGSTTQIPSSESTVSKSTEIPTSTTKIVSSTTPVSSTSITESTTVKPPTGSTTQIPSSESTVSKSTEIPTATTKIVSSTTPVSSTSITESTTVKPPTGSTTQTPSSESTVSKSTEIPTSTTKIVSSTTPVSSTSITESTTVKPPTGSTTQIPSSESTVSKSTEIPTSTTKIVSSTTPVSSTSITESTTVKPPTGSTTQIPSSESTVSKSTEIPTSTTKIVSSTTPVSSTSITESTTVKPPTGSTTQIPSSESTVSKSTEIPTSTTKIVSSTTPVSSTSITESTTVKPPTGSTTQIPSSESTVSKSTEIPTSTTKIVSSTTPVSSTSITESTTEKPPTGSTTQIPSSESTVSKSTEIPTSTTKIVSSTTPVSSTSITESTTVKPPTGSTTQIPSSESTVSKSTEIPTSTTKIVSSTTPVSSTSITESTTVKPPTGSTTQIPSSESTVSKSTEIPTSTTNIVSSTTPVSSTSITESTTVKPPTGSTTQIPSSESTVSKSTEISTSTTKIVSSTTPVSSTSITESTTVKPPTGSTTQIPSSESTVSKSTEIPTSTTKIVSSTTPVSSTSITESTTVKPPTGSTTQIPSSESTVSKSTEIPTSTTKIVSSTTPVSSTSITESTTVKPPTGSTTQIPSSESTVSKSTEIPTSTTKIVSSTTPVSSTSITESTTVKPPTGSTTQIPSSESTVSKSTEIPTSTTNIVSSTTPVSSTSITESTTVKPPTGSTTQIPSSESTVSKSTEIPTSTTKIVSSTTPVSSTSITESTTVKPPTGSTTQTPSSESTVSKSTEIPTSTTKIVSSTTPVSSTSITESTTVKPPTGSTTQIPSSESTVSKSTEIPTSTTKIVSSTTPVSSTSITESTTVKPPTGSTTQIPSSESTVSKSTEIPTSTTKIVSSTTPVSSTSITESTTVKPPTGSTTQIPSSESTVSKSTEIPTSTTKIVSSTTPVSSTSITESTTVKPPTGSTTQTPSSESTVSKSTEIPTSTTKIVSSTTPVSSTSITESTTVKPPTGSTTQIPSSESTVSKSTEIPTSTTKIVSSTTPVSSTSITESTTVKPPTGSTTQIPSSESTVSKSTEIPTSTTKIVSSTTPVSSTSITESTTVKPPTGSTTQTPSSESTVSKSTEIPTSTTKIVSSTTPVSSTSITESTTVKPPTGSTTQIPSSESTVSKSTEIPTSTTKIVSSTTPVSSTSITESTTVKPPTGSTTQIPSSESTVSKSTEIPTSTTKIVSSTTPVSSTSITESTTVKPPTGSTTQIPSSESTVSKSTEIPTSTTKIVSSTTPVSSTSITESTTVKPPTGSTTQTPSSESTVSKSTEIPTSTTKIVSSTTPVSSTSITESTTVKPPTGSTTQIPSSESTVSKSTEIPTSTTKIVSSTTPVSSTSITESTTVKPPTGSTTQTPSSESTVSKSTEIPTSTTKIVSSTTPVSSTSITESTTVKPPTGSTTQTPSSESTVSKSTEIPTSTTKIVSSTTPVSSTSITESTTVKPPTGSTTQIPSTESTVSKSTEIPTSTTKIVSSTTPVSSTSITESTTVKPPTGSTTQIPSSESTVSKSTEIPTSTTKIVSSTTPVSSTSITESTTVKPPTGSTTQIPSSESTVSKSTEIPTSTTKIVSSTTPVSSTSITESTTVKPPTGSTTQIPSSESTVSKLTEIPTSTTKIVSSTTPVSSTSITESTTVKPPTGSTTQIPSSESTVSKSTEIPTSTTKFVSSTTPVSSTSITESTTVKPPPTPTTPSTTLIETTVFTSKPSTSQQTTFSVITGSIVTETKHTGPQLLNTTAVPCICMYMNNAFPAGSFMYNESDGAGWCFTAYCDSVCHVDKKAQLCAATTTPSTTTHSSTTSYSATTPPTPTLSTTPSTPTYSSTAPSSPTHSRPTTTPSQGCTYLNPPRKNGETWTENCVVKTCTDGSVLGQPVCAHPNPPVPNCENGFPPVKVNDSECCFHYECECKCMGWGDPHYLTFDGQYYTHQGTCTSVLVQEIKKKHNFSVHIKNYYCDLPHGLACPESIIIYYESNKINLTQTRNPTNNKVFVNDVEMIPTISNKDFIITTSGIEITVDIPAIQAHINFRGMNFEVHLPFSLFYNNTEGQCGVCDNNKKNDCRLPNGQVQSCQTAAASWKVMDNIPCPPPPPPPEPCETARKSEICNIIYSKVFDKCREVFPADYVYKACQFDTCHMGEEAGCSSLEGYARMCAKHSVCVDWRNSTNGLCPHSCPDHKVYRPCGPKVEKTCNSMYNEKFVTCTSEFCNDNFREGCYCSEGTVLFNTETDKCTNACGCVDSNGQPRQPGDKWNTNCDECICSMETFSTVCSPISCPRLESCEKPGYEIQTKNCCQTCEPKPVCVVNGTEYQPGDSVPGGLCETCHCGSNVDSTTNLHSVECSPATCNTNCTQGYSYNTVPGKCCGECVPQHCVYTGTNNTVQTIEVGQSWNSSNEKCVTYNCTKVNNMFVLVKVLPVCPEFHKEQCIPGTEKTTADGCCSTCVQKKCRAMTNITYLEADKCISVNPVEIASCSGACDTSSIYSMAANRFMHTCSCCQELRTSKKQVQMRCPGKTHRTYTYTYNFIEECGCNVTECKDTNTSNEGMTKS